The Salinirubellus salinus genome segment GGGCGTGGAGGTGTCGACGGCCGACGGCCACCTGCTCGCGCTGGGCGTCGAACACCGGCCCGAGCCGGGGCGACCGCTCGCCGAGACGGTCGCGACGGTCCGCGAGTGGGGCGGCCTCGCGGTGGTCCCCCACCCGTTCCAGCGGACGCGACACGGCGCCCGACCGCCCGCTATCTCCGACTGCGACGGCGTGGAGGTGTACAACGCCCTGCTGATGACGGGGGTCAGGAACCGTCGGGCGAGACGGTTCGCCGACCGCGAGGGGTACCCCCACCTCGCCGGGAGCGACGCACACGTCTCCCGGATGGTCGGCCGGGCCTACACCGAGGTGGGACTCGACCCCCGTGGCGACCCGAGCGAGGTCGACCCCGGGGAACTGCTCGACGCGATTCGACAGGGCCGGAGCGCCGCTCGCGGTTCCCGGACACCCGTCGCCCGCTACGTCCGGAAGTTCGCCACCAACGCGGGACTGAAGACGGGTGCCGGCCTCCGGTCGGCGCTCGGCCGGTGATGGACCGACCGACCGGCACCTCGCTGTTCACCTCCCGGGCGGCCCGTCGCGGCGCGCTCGTCCGGGTCGGCCTCCTCGTCCTCGTGGTGGCCGGTGCCGGCGCCCTGCTCGTGACGCTGGTCCCGGCGCTGACCGACCCCGAGCGGTTGCGCGCCGAGGTCCGGGCGTTCGGCCCGTACGCCCCGCTGGCGTTCGTCGCGCTCCAGACCGTGCAGGTGGTGATCGCGCCGATCCCGGGCCAGTTGCTGGGGGGTGTCGCCGGTTACCTGTTCGGCGGCCTCGCGGGGAGCGGCTACTCCCTGCTCGGGGTCGCACTGGGGAGTGCGCTCGCCATCGGCGCGACCCGCCGGTTCGGCCGGTCGTACGCCGAGCGCGTCCTCGACGAGGACGTCCTCGCCCGCTTCGACGCGGTCGTCGACGCCGTCGGCGAACCGGGGCTGTTCGTCATGTTCCTCCTCCCGGTCTTCCCCGACGACGCGCTCTGCTTCCTCGCCGGCCTGACCGAGATCCCCGTCTCGCGCCTGCTCGTGCTCGTCGTCGTCGGCCGGGCACCCACGTTCGTCCTCGCCGCCTACCTCGGCGGGAGCGTCGCGGAGTCGAACCTCCTGCTCGCGGGACTGCTGGCGGCCACGATGGCCGTCCTCGCCGTCGTGGGCTACCGACACCGCGAGGCGCTCGTGGCCGCCGTCGAGGGGTGACCCGAACAACTATCTGAACGGTTGCTCAATCGTAGGTATGGACGGGACCGCAGCGCGGCTGGCCGGACTGCACGACCTGGACACCGTGGCGCTCGACGCGCTGGACGAGATGGGGGGTGCGCGATGAGCGACCGGAAGCGCCTCGCGTTCGTCTGCGTGCAGAACGCTGGCCGCTCGCAGATGTCGGCCGCGTTCGCCCGCCGGGAGGTCGCAGCGCGCGGGCTTGACTGGGAGATTCTCACGGGGGGCACCCACCCGGCCGACGGGGTCCACCCCGAGGTCGTCGAGGTGATGGCCGAACTCGACGTCGACCTCTCCGAGGCGACGCCGCAGCGACTCACCGACGAGGAACTCTCGACGTGCGACGTGGTAGCGACGATGGGGTGTTCGACCCTCTCGCTCGACGCCGACACGGACGTCCGGGACTGGGCGCTCCCGGACCCCCACGGGGAGGACGTCGACCGGGTGCGCGAGATACGCGAGACGGTCCGGGAGCGGGTCGCCGACCTGTTCGACGAACTCAAGGCCGAGACGGCGACGGCGAGCGAGGACTGAGCACTCGGCCGCTCCCCCGACCGCTCGCTCCCGGCACACGCCAGCACACGGCTTTTATACTACGATAACCGAGAGTAACCGTGGCGAAGGACTCACTCAGTGACGTCGCCGGACTGCCGGACGAACTCGGCCTCGACGAGGCGTTCGCTCAGGAACAACAGCAGTTGACCGTCCGCGTCGAGTCGCGGCGGTACGGCAAACCCATGACCATCGTGGAGGGGTTCGACGACGACCTCACCAGCGCGAGCGACCTGAAGGAACTCGCCTCGGACCTCAAGAAGGCCGTCGGCGCGGGTGGCACCGTGACCGAGGGACATATCGAGATCCAGGGCGACCAGACCGAACGGGTGCGCGAGATCCTCGCGGACCGTGGCTACTCCGTGACCGGCTAGACCGTTTCTGACGGGGTTTCGGTGCGGTTGTCGTTGGCGCGTGGAGCCTCGGCTGCAGCGTCGATCCGAGCGACAGTTGGCAGACGAGGGCGTCGCGGAACGGAGCGGACGACGGAGACAGCCGAGACAGCGCGCAGACGCGCGAATCGCGGTACGTGGGAGACCGCACAGCGACCGCCCCGCAGAGCGGCCGGTCCGGCTGGAGGCCGGACACGGCAGGCCTGCCCTTCCCCGGACTCGAACCCGGCCGCCAGAGGCCGTCAGCTCTCGTCGGTCATCGCCACCGCACCGCCAACCGCCCCCACCGCCCGTAACCCCAAGTACCAGGACGGGACCACTCCGGCCCAGCGATGGCCGACCACCACCACCCGGAGCGACCGTGAGCAGCCGTGCCCTCGTCGCCTACGAGCGACCCGACGGCCGCTACGACACCCACGAGGCCCGCGGCGAACTGCTGGGGAGTCGCATCACCACCCGGACTCCCTTCGGCGGTCGGGACCGCCCCGTCGAGCCCGTGCCGACCGAGCGTGGCGTTGACCGGGCCGCACTCGCCGCGCGGGTCGCGTTCGGCCGCCACGAGGCGCTCGTCCTCGTCGCCCCCGACTACGACACGCGGACGTTCGTCGCGCTCCCGTTCGGGGTGCCGGACGCGGCGAGCGGTACGGGAGCCCTGGTCGAGAGCCACGGCCCGGGCGACGAGTCGTGGCTCCGCGGCTGGGTCGGGGGCTTCCGGGGAGCGCTGGCCGAGGCGTCGGCACGCGGGCTCGACGCTGGCGAGGCGAGCGACCTGCTCCGGGCGGAGGCGGCGGGGTTCGAGCGCGAGGGGCGGACCGTGCTCCGGCCGGGTGGGTCGTGAGCGTCCCGGCGGGCGACGCGGACGGTGAGGCTTTTGCCTCGCCGCCGGATAGCGTCGGGAGTGACAGACGCGGACGCCGATGCCGACGCCGCCCCCGAGCCGACCCCCGCCGCGGGCGTGGAGACGCTGGTCGACCCCACCGCCGAGGCGGCCCACGCGCTGCTCGAGCGTCGCCTCGACGGCGAGACGCTCGTCACCGTCTACGGCCGCTGTACCGTCGAGTACGACGGCCGCGCGGCGTCCTCGCTCGGCCCCGGCGACCGACTCCTCGTCCTCAAACCGGACGGGACGGCGCTCGTCCACACCACGGAGAACCAGAAGCCGGTGAACTGGCAGCCCCCCGGTTGCACCCACGAGGTGTCGCTGGTCGACGGGGGCCTCCGGGTGCGCTCGGAGCGCTCGACCCCCGCGGAGGAACTGCGCGTCGCGTTCGAGACGGTCGAGCAGGTCTCGGCGTTCGACGCCCGCGACGAGGAGGACCTCGCGCTCACGGGGACGGAGGAGGACCTCCGCCAGCGCATCCTCGACGACCCCGACCTCGTGGAGTCTGGGTTCCGGCCGCTGGCGACCGAGCGCGAGACGAGCGCCGGCGCCGTCGACGTCTACGGCGAGGACCGCGAGGGCCGGACGGTGGTGCTGGAGTTGAAACGACGGCGGGTCGGACCGGACGCGGTCGGGCAACTGGTGCGCTACGTCGAGGCGCTCCGTCGGGAGTTGCACACCGACGCGGAGATCAGGGGGGTGCTGGTCGCGCCGAGCGTGACCGACCGGGCGCGGGAGTTGCTGGGGGAGGAGGGGCTGGAGTTCGTCTCGTTGACGCCTCGGGCCTCGGACGACTGAACGCCCGTCTCTGCTGGTGGTTCGTATCGAGGCGGTTCGCCCGGCGAGCAGACGCGCGAGTCACGGCACGACTGAACCCGCACAGCACCGCCCAGCCCAGTCCTCACGCCTCCCCAGCCGATTGCGTTCCTCGGCTCGCTCCACTCGCCTGCGGTACTCATCCCTCGCACGGGCCGTTCGCTGGCCTCACGCCGTTCGGCACCGCTCACGGCGCGCGCCACGTCGACAATCCAGCCTCCCGAGACACCCCCGTTTCCGGTCGAACGCGCCCGACTACTCGCGCTCCTCGGCCCTGCGTTTCAACGCCGCGAGCGTGTTCAGCGCCTCCACCGGGGTGGTGTTCCCGATGTCCACCTCGCGGAGGCGTTCGAGGAGTTCGTCGGGTGCGTGGTGCCCGTTCGTCGCCGGTTCCACGTCACTGGCACTGTGACCGTTCGACGCTTCCTCCGGCCCGAGCAACGCCCGCGCTCGCTCGACCACCGAGTCGGGCACCCCGGCCATCCGCGCCACGTCGACGCCGTAGGAGGCGGTGGCAGGTCCCTCGCGCACGTCGTGGTCGAAGGTGACGCTTCCGCCCTCGCGGGTCGCCGAGAAGTGCCGGTTCCGTGCGCGCGGGAGCGAGTCGGCGACGGCCGTGAGGTCGTGGTGGTGCGTGGCGAACAGGGTGAACGCCTCGGTCTCGTCGTGGAGGTGCTCGGTCACCGCGCGGGCGATGGCGAACCCGTCGGCCGTGGAGGTGCCGCGGCCCACCTCGTCCAGCAGGACGAGTGAGTCCTCGCTGGCGTGCTGGAGGATGCCCGCGAGTTCGTCCATCTCGACCATGAACGTCGAGCGGCCGCCGGCGATGTCGTCGCTCGCGCCCACGCGGGTGAAGATACGGTCGAGGACGGGCAGGCGTGCGGACGCGGCGGGGACGAAACTCCCGATCTGCGCGAGGACGCAGACGAGGGCCACCTGCCGCATGTACGTCGACTTCCCGCTCATGTTCGGGCCGGTCAGGACCGTCACCGGCGCCTCGCGCGGGAGGTGCGCGTCGTTCGGGACGAACGACTGCTGGGTCCGCTCGACGACGGGGTGCCGGCCCCGCTCGACGTGGACGCTGTCGGTCTCTCCAACCTCGGGCCGGCAGTAGTCGTGCTCGGCCGCGACGGTCGCCAGCGAGACGAGCGTGTCGAGTTCCGCGACGGCGTCGGCGACCCGCTGGACGCGCTCGGTCTCGTCGCCGACGGCCGCCCGGACCTCCCGGAACAGTTCGTACTCGAGGTCGTCGGCCCGGCCCTCGGCCCGGACGATCTCGTCCTCGCGCTCCTTCAACTCGGGCGTGTAGTACCGCTCGCTGTTCTTCAGGGTCTGGCGGCGCTGGTAGTCCTCGGGCACGCGGTCGGTGTTGGCCTTCGTCACCTCGATGTAGTAGCCGTGGACCTGGTTGAAGCCGACCTTCAGCGAGTCGACGCCGGTGCGTTCGCGCTCCTCGGCCTCCAACGAGTCGATCCAGCGTTTCCCCTCGCGTTCGGTCTGCCGGAGTTCGTCCAGTCGCTCGTCGTACCCCTCGCGGACGACGCCGCCCTCGGTGAGCTCGATGGGTGGGTCCTCCGCGACGGCCTCGTCGATGGTCTCACGGACGTCTTCGAGGGGGTCCAGTCGCTCGTGCAGGTCACGGAGTCGGTCGCTCTCGGCACCGGCCAGCGCCTCGCGCAGGGCCGGGACGACGGCGAGGGTGTCGTGGAGCGAGCGCAGGTCGCGTGCGTTCCCGCGCCCCCGCGAGATGCGGGCGATGAGTCGCTCCACGTCGTAGACGTCGTGGAGGCGCTCGTGGAGGAACTCCCGCGTGGAGAGGTCGCCGACGAGTTCCTCGACGGCCCCCTGTCGCGCCCGGATCTCGTCGGTGTCGAGCAGCGGTCGGCGGAGCCAGTCGTGGAGCCTCCGGCGGCCGAGCGCGCAGGCCGTCTCGTCCAGCACGTCGACGAGCGCGGTGCCCGTCGCGCCGTGGACCGACCGGCGCTCGAACAGTTCGAGCGAGCGCAGGGCGACCGCGTCCAGCAGCATGTACTCGCGCGGGTCGTAGCGCGTGAGGTGCGTGAGGTAGTCGAGTCGGTCGCGTTCGCCCTCGTCGGTGGTCCCTCTGGCGTACTCGGCGTACGCGAGCAGGGCGCCGCAGGCCCGAATCTCGGCGGGCGAGGCGAGGAGCGTCTCCGGCCGGCCGAAGTAGTCGCTCACGCGCTCGTGTGCCCGGTCGAACCCGAACGCCCCGGCGTCGTACGGCGTGACCATGCAGTCGCCGCCGAATACCTCGCGCGCCTCGGGGACCGAGACGTCCGGGCCGACGACGGCCTCGGCGGGGTCGAACCGGCCCGCCTCGTCGCGCAGCGTGGCCGCGTCCGTGGTGCCGGTGGCGTAGAAGTCACCCGTCGAGACGTCCAGCATGGCGAGGCCGTAGCCCTCCTCGCCCTCGACCAGTGCGGCGACGAAGTTGTTCTCGTCGCCCCCGAGCAGTTCGGCCTCGGTGAGCGTGCCGGGCGTGACGACGCGTGTGACCGCCCGCTCGACCGGTCCCGTGGCCTCCTCGGGTTCCTCCACCTGGTCGGCGACGGCGACGCGGAAGCCCGCGTCGAGGAGGGTCTCGATGTACCCCTCGGCGTTGTCGACGGGGATGCCGGCCATCGGGTAGCGGCCGGTCGAGTCCTCGCGCTTGGTGAGGGTGATCTCGCAGACGCGGGCGGTGACCTCGGCGGCGTCGCAGAACGTCTCGTAGAAGTCGCCCACCTGGAAGAGGACGAGCGAGTCGTCGTAGCGGGCACAGAGGTCGCGGTACTGGGTGAGCATCGGGGTGAGTTCCCCCTGCATCGCCTCGGGCGCGCCCAGTGCCGCCTCCGTGTTCATGGACGTGTGGTGTCGTTCGGCTCCTAAATCTCGCTCGGTCTCTAGGGGTCGGTCTTATCGGGTGTGAGGTGGGTTTGTGTGGGCCGGTGTAGGTGCGGCCGTGTCGTGTCGTGTCGAGCGAGGTGACTAGCGCGGTACGAAGAGAATCGCCCAGCACAGCCCTCACGCCTCCCCAGCCGATCCCTTCACTCGCCTCACTTCGCTCGTCTCGTTCAGTCATCCCTCGCACGAGCCGTTCGCGGGCCTCACTCCGTTCGGCACCGCTCACGGCGCACGCCACGTTGAGAATCCAGTCTCTCGGGACACCCCCGTTTCCCGTCGAACGACCCCGCCCCGAACCTCATTACCCTCCCCGTCATCCCCCAACCGTGCACGTCTGTATCGTCGGTGGCGGCATCGTCGGCCTCGCCAGCGCTCACGCACTCGCCACGCACGGGGCCGCGGTGACGCTCGTGGAGCAGGGTCACCTCGGCAGCGGGTCGACCGACCGCGCCGTCGGTGGCATCCGCGCGCAGTTCTCCCGGCCGGAGAACGTCCGGCTCTCGCTGGCGAGCACGACCGTCTGGGAGACCTTCGAGGAGCGCTTCGGCGTCGACATCGGCTACCGGCGCGAGGGCTACCTGTTCCTCGCGCGTGGCGAGGAGACCGCCGCCGCCCTCCGCGAGTCCGCGGGGATGCAGGCCGACCTCGGGGTGCCCGTGGCGGTGCTCTCCCCGACCGAGGCGACCGAGCACTGCCCCGAACTCCGGGCCGACCGCTACGCGCTGGCGACCTACTCGCCGACCGACGGCTGGGCCGACCCCCACCTCGCGGTACAGGGGTACGCCAGCGGGTGCCGGGCGGCAGGCGTCGACCTGCGGACCAGGACGGCGGTGACGGACCTGCTGACCGACGGCGAGCGCGTGGTGGGCGTCGAGACGGCCGATGGCGAGGTCCGGGCCGACCACGTGGTGAACGCCGCAGGGGCGTGGGCCGCTCGCCTCGCCGCGATGGCCGACCTCGAGGTGCCGGTCTCGCCCCGCCGCCGGCAGGTCGCGGTCGTCGACCCCGAGACGCCCCTCCCCGAGTCGGTCCCGCTCGTCGTGGACCTCGAATCCGGGTCGTACTTCCGCCCCGAACGCGAGGGCCGGGCGCTCGTCGGCGGGCACTTCGCGACGGCGGACGACCCCGCTGACCCCGACCACTTCCGCGAGAAGGTGGACACCGACTGGGCGGTCACGGCCGTCGAGCGGGCGGGCGAGACGGCCCGTTACTTCGGGCCGGAGACGCGCCTCCGGAGCGGGTGGGCCGGACTCTACGCCGTGACGCCGGACCACAGCCCGATTCTGGAGAGGACTGTGCCGGGGTTCGTGCAGGCCGTCGGGTTCTCCGGCCACGGGTTCCAGCACGCCCCGGCGACCGGACAGGTGGTCGCCGACCTGTGTCTCGGCGGGGAGACCGACCTCGTCGACCTCGGGGCGTTCCGTGGCGACCGGTTCGACGGTTCGACGACGTCCGAGTCACACGTCGCCTGATCGGTGCACGACGGTCTCACGGCTTCACAACGCTTTTGTCCGCGCACGGTAGAGCGTGACACATGCCCACCGACCCACGCGACGGGCGTCACGTTCCCCGACGAGCGACGCGGCCACGGGTCGGCTTCTTCTTCCGCGACTGACCGGGGCGGACTGCGCGGCGACGCCGAGGGGCGTCCCGCGACGGGAAACCCCGGTCACGGATGCGGAACCGCTAACTGACAGACCACCACAGACACACCCAGTAGATGCCACGTAGACTCCCGGAGACACAGGTCGTCTTGCTCGAAGCGGCGAGCGCGACCGACGAGAAGACCGTCGACCGACTGGCCGAGGAGACCGGCGAGAAGGTGGAGACGCTCACCCGCGCCGCCTTCGAACTCGCCGACGAGGGCCTCCTCGCCGTCACCGAACGCACAGCACAGGACCTCTCGCTGACCGACGAGGCCCGCGAGTACCTCGAATCGGGGCTCCCCGAGCGCCGGCTCTACGACGCCGCACTCGACGCCGGCGCCGACGAGGAGTCCGTCTCGCTCGGACGAGTCATCGGCGCTTCGGGCCTCGAAGGCCCCGAGGTCGACATCGCGCTCTCGAACTTCGCCCGCAAGGGGTTCGGGAGCATCGACTCGGGCGAGATATCGGTCGCGCCGTCGGGGCCGGAGGTTGACCCGGAGGCCGACCCCGAGGCCGAGGCGCTCGCCGTCGTCGGCGACGACGGCGCCGACGCGGGCTACCTCGACGAGAACGTCCTGAACCGACTCGAATCGCGCGACCTGCTCGTCCGGAGCGAGACGACCGTCCGCTCCGTGACCCTCACGGACGAGGGGGTCAACGCCATGATGGAGGGGCTGGAGACCGCCGAGACGGTCGGACAGGTCACCTCCGAGATGCTCACCTCGGGCGAGTGGCGCGACGTCGAGTTCGCCGAGTACAACGTCGAGGCCGATTCGGAGGTCGAGTACGGCGGGCGGAAACACGTCCTCCGGCAGACTGCCGACCGCGTGAAGGACGTCCTCGTCGGGATGGGGTTCGACGAGATGCAGGGCCCGCACGCCGACGCGGAGTTCTGGATCAACGACTGCCTGTTCATGCCGCAGGACCACCCCGCACGGACCCACTGGGACCAGTTCGCGCTGGACCTGCCGCCGATGAAGGACCTCCCCGAGGACCTCGTCGCGCGCGTCGAGGACGCCCACCGGAACGGCGTCGGCGAGGACGGCGACGGCTACCACTCGCCGTGGACCGAGGAGGTGGCCCGCGGCGTGGACCTCCGGGGCCACACCACCTCGCTGTCGATGCGGTACCTCTCGGGCCACGAGGTCGGTGACCTCGAACCGCCCCAGCGGTACTTCTCCGTCGAGAAGGTCTACCGGAACGACACGCTCGACCCGACCCACCTGCTGGAGTTCTTCCAGATCGAGGGCTGGGTGATGGCCGATGACCTCTCGGTGCGTGACCTGATGGGGACGTTCACCGAGTTCTACGAGCAGTTCGGCATCACGGACATCGAGTTCAAGCCCCACTACAACCCGTACACGGAACCCTCGTTCGAGCTGTTCGGCACCCACCCGGAGACGGGCGAGATCGTCGAGATCGGCAACTCCGGCATCTTCCGCGAGGAGGTCCTGCGCCCGCTCGGCGTCGAGTGTGACGTGATGGCGTGGGGGCTCGCGCTGGAGCGCCTGCTCATGCTCATGTACGGCTTCGAGGACATCCGCGACGTCCACGGGACGCTGTGTGACCTCGACCTGCTGCGGACCACGGAGGCGGTCTACTGATGCCGGTCGTCGACGTCGACCCCGACGAGCTGCGGCGGCTCACGGGCCACGAGGAGAAGGACGACGAGGAGCTCAAGTCGGACCTGTTCGCGCTCGGGCTGGAGTTCGAGGGCGAGACGGAGGACGGCGAGTTCCAGCTGGAGTTCGCCCCCGACCGACTGGACCGCCTCAGCGTGGAGGGGGTCGCCCGGTCGCTGCGCTACCAGTACGGCGACGACCGCGGGGTCTACATCCCGACCACGAACAGCGCCGAGTGGGTCATCGAGGTGGACGAGTCGGTCCCCGAGGAGCGCCCGTACGTCACGGGCGCCATCGTCCGCGGGCTGGACATGACCGAGGAGAAACTGGAGTCGCTCATCCAGTTGCAGGAGAAGCTCCACGCGACGATGGGGCGCAAGCGGGCGAAGGGCGCCATCGGCGTCCACGACCTCGCGATGCTGAAGGGTCGCGCCGGCGCGGGCGAGGGTGACAAGCCCAAGTCCATCACCTACCGTGGCGTGGACCCGGACGGCGACCGGTTCGTCCCGCTCGACGCGGACACGGACATGACCCCGCGCGAGGTGCTGACCGACCACGACACGGGCGCGACGTACGCACCGCTCGTCGAGGACCTGGAGCGGTTCCCGGCCATCTACGACGACGTGGGGCTGTTCTCGTTCCCGCCGGTCATCAACGGCAAGCGGACCGAGGTGGACGAGGGGACCCGCGACGTGTTCGTCGAGATGACGGGCACCGACCAGTGGACCATCGACCGGATGCTCAACATCGTCTGCTACGCGCTCGACGCCCGCGCGGGGCGCGTCGAGCTGGTGGACGTGGAGTACCCGGACCGCACCCTCGAGCGGCCGGACCTCTCGACGGACACGAAGACCGTCGCGCACTCGCGCATCGAGTCGGTGCTCGGCATCCCGCTGGACTCGGAGGCGGTCGTGGACCTGCTGGAGCGCTCGGGCCTCGACGCGACCGTCGAGACGGACGAGGAGGCCGGGACGGTCACCTACGAGGCCGGTATCCCGCCCTACCGCGTGGACGTGCTCCACCCGCTCGACGTGGTGGACGACGTGGGTCGGGCCTACGGGTTCAACGACCTCGAGCCGCGCTACCCGGACGTCTCGACGGTCGGCGGGCGCCACGAGCGCTCCCGCGTCGAGGACGCGGCCCGCGACGCCCTCGTCGGCCTCGGGTTCGAGGACCTCCTGAACTTCCACATGATCAGCGAGGCGGAGAACTTCGACCGCCTCTCCGTGGCGCCCGGTGACGGCTACGGTGCCGAGGAGCCGGTGACCATCACCGAACCCTACAGCGAGGACTACACCATGTTGCGGACGTGGGCGCTCCCCTCGCTGCTGATGGTCCTGGAGAACAACACGCACCGGGCGTACCCGCAGGACCTCGCGGAGATCGGCCTCGCGGCCCACCGCGACGACGCGGAGAACACCGGCGTCGCCGAACACCGGACCGTCGCCGCGGTGCTCGCCCGGAGTGAGGCCTCCTACGAGGACGCCAAGTCGCGGCTGGTGGCACTCGCGCGGGCGTTCGGCACGGCGGTCGAGACGCCCGCCACCGAGCACCCGTCGTTCATCCCGGGCCGCGTGGCCGACGTGGTGGTGGACGGCGAGACGGTCGGTGTCATCGGCGAGGTGCACCCCGAGGTCGTCGTGGAACACGACGTGGAGGTGCCCGTCGCGGCGTTCGAACTTCGGCTCGACGCGCTGCGGTAGGACTCCGGCGGTTCTCGGTTCGGCGCCTCTTTCCGGTGTGGCAGTTCGAGTGCTTGGTTCAGCGAGCAGACGCGCGAATCGCGGTACATCTGAAACAACACGCAGAGCGGCCGGGCCACCGCGGGGGCGGCGGCCACGGCTGGCCCTGCCCTCCCCCGGACTCGGACAGCCACGGCTTCGCCGTGGCGTCCTCGCCGGCCGCGCTTCCCGCTTCACCAAGTGAACCACGTGGCCTGCGGGTCCCGCGAACGCCAGTGAGCGAGGACTCGCAACGGGGAAGGGCAGGGCACGCCGTGTGCGCCCGCGAGGGCGCACCGGCCGCTCTGCGGTGCGGTTGCTGTGCGGTTTACCATGTACCGCGCTAGTCTCCCCGTTCGTCGTCACAGAGCACACCGTCACGCTCGTCTACACAGGAACCGTAGCACACCCGCCCGTCGCCACAGAACCCGAACCACGTGCCCCCACACCACCCAG includes the following:
- the pheT gene encoding phenylalanine--tRNA ligase subunit beta; this encodes MPVVDVDPDELRRLTGHEEKDDEELKSDLFALGLEFEGETEDGEFQLEFAPDRLDRLSVEGVARSLRYQYGDDRGVYIPTTNSAEWVIEVDESVPEERPYVTGAIVRGLDMTEEKLESLIQLQEKLHATMGRKRAKGAIGVHDLAMLKGRAGAGEGDKPKSITYRGVDPDGDRFVPLDADTDMTPREVLTDHDTGATYAPLVEDLERFPAIYDDVGLFSFPPVINGKRTEVDEGTRDVFVEMTGTDQWTIDRMLNIVCYALDARAGRVELVDVEYPDRTLERPDLSTDTKTVAHSRIESVLGIPLDSEAVVDLLERSGLDATVETDEEAGTVTYEAGIPPYRVDVLHPLDVVDDVGRAYGFNDLEPRYPDVSTVGGRHERSRVEDAARDALVGLGFEDLLNFHMISEAENFDRLSVAPGDGYGAEEPVTITEPYSEDYTMLRTWALPSLLMVLENNTHRAYPQDLAEIGLAAHRDDAENTGVAEHRTVAAVLARSEASYEDAKSRLVALARAFGTAVETPATEHPSFIPGRVADVVVDGETVGVIGEVHPEVVVEHDVEVPVAAFELRLDALR